CCATCACATAGAACGGCGACGGGCGGGCCCGGAAGATCGCGACCAGCATCGCCACCGCGGTCAGCGATTTCTCGCCGCCGGAGAGCAGGGACAGCCGCTTGACCTTCTTGCCGGGCGGGCGGGCCTCCACCTCCACCCCGGTGGTCAGCATGTCCGACGGATCGGTCAGCAGCAGCCGGCCCTCCCCGCCCGGGAACAGTGACGAAAACACCTGGCTGAACTCGCGTTCCACGTCCGCGTAGGCCTCGGTGAACACCTGCAGGATGCGGGCGTCGACGTCCTCGACCACGTCGAGCAAATCCTTGCGGGCGGCCTTGACGTCCTCGAGTTGGGTCGACAGGAAGTTGTAGCGCTCCTCCAGCGCGGCGAACTCCTCGAGCGCGAGCGGGTTGACCCGGCCCAGTTCGCGCAGTTCCTTCTCGGCGCGTTTGGCGCGGCGTTCCTGGGTCGGCCGGTCGTACGGCATGGGCGCCGGCGCAGTCACCTGTTCGCCGCGCTCGCGGGCCTGCTCGTATTCGGCCATCTCCAGCTCGGTGGGCGGCAGCGGCACCTCGGGTCCGTACTCGGCGACCAGGTCCGTGGCCGCCATCCCGAACTGCTCCAGCACCTGCTCCTCGAGTTGCTCGATGCGCAGCGCCGCCTGCGCCTTGGCCACCTCGTCGCGGTGCAACGAGTCCGTCAGCGCCGCGATCCGGGCACTGAGCGCGTCGACCTCTTCGCGGGCGGCCGTCAGCGCCGCGGCGCGCTGCTGACGTTCGGCGGTGAGCCGGTCGCGGTTGCGCGCGGCCGCGCCCACCACACCGGCGAGTCGCTGCGCCACCTCGCGCCCGGCGGCCGCCACCGTCGCGGCGACGGCGGCGGCGTGCTCGCGGGCCGCGGCGGCCTGCTGCGCGCGCACCCGGGCCTCGCGTTCGGCGGCCGCCGAGCGGCGCAGCGAATCCGCCCGTCCCCGAACGGCATTCGCGCGTTCCTCGGCGGTACGCACGGCCAGCCGGGACTCCACCTCCACCGCGCGGGCCGCGTCGGCGGCCGCGGCCATCTGCTCGCGGTCCACCGGCTCGGCATCGCTCTCCGCCGGGGTTTCCTGCGCGTTGCGCAGCCGGGTCTCCAGCTCGGCGAGCTCGGCCAGGGTCTCACCGCGGCCGGCCTCGAGTTCCTCGCGCTGCTGCATCTGCCGGCGCCATTCGATCTCGGCGAGCCGCGCCTCCTGCCCGAGCCGGCCCAGCTGTTCGTAGATCGAGGAGATGGCGGCGTCGGACTCGTTGAGCGCCGCCAGCGCGTGCTCGGCCGCATCGCGCCGGGCCGCCTGCTCGGCCAGCGCCCCGGACAGCGCGGCGCCCAGTTCGGCGGTCTGGGTCTCGGCGGCGGCCAACTCGGCGCGCGCCTTCTCGATGGTGGAGGTGATCTCCAGCGTCGAAGGCTTGCGGTCCGAACCGCCGCTGACCCAACCCGGGCCCACCAGGTCACCCTCGAGGGTCACCGCCCGCAGCCGCGGCCGGTCGGCCACCAGATCCAGCCCGGCGCTCAGGTCCTCGACCACCACCACGTCGGCGAGCATCGCGGTGATCGCCCCGCGCAGCCGCGCCGGGGTCTCGACGAGGTCCAGCGCCCACTGCGCCCCGGCGGGCAGCGATTCGCTCGCCCGCGCCGGTTCCGGCCAGTCCCCCACCACGATCGACGCGCGGCCCCCGTCGGCGCTCTTGAGCGCCTCGACCGCCGATCGCGCCGCCGACGAGGACTCAGCGGCCATCGCGTCGGCCACCGATCCCAACACCGCGGCCAGCGCGGGCTCGTAGCCCGAGCGCACCTTCAGCAGGTTGGCCACCGACCCGAAAAGTCCGTCGCCGCTGCGGTTTTCGGCCAGCCAGGCCGAACCGTCCTTGCGGTCCAGGCCGACCGACAGCGCCTCGATGCGGGCCAGCAGCGAGGCGACCAGACGTTCGGCGCCGCGTTCGGCCGCCTGCAGTTCGGCCACCCGCTCGTCGGCCAGCCGCAGCGCCGCCACGCTGCGGTCGTGGTGCTCGTCGAGCCCGAGTTCGCTCTGATCCAGCTCGCCGACCCGGCTCTGCACGGTCTCGAACTCGGCCTGGGCGGCCTCCATCCGCCCGGCGGCGTCCTCGATGCCCTGGGTGAGCCGCCCCACCCGCTCGTCGATCGACTCGACGCGGGCCCGCATGGTCTCCACCTGCCCGGCCAGGCGGGCCAAACCCTCCCGGCGATCCGCCTCGGCGCGCACCGCGGCCATGTGCGCGCGCTCGGCCTCGGCGGCCACCTGCTCGGCGCGGGTCAGCTCGGCGCGGGCGGCCTCGGCCCGGATCCGGGCCTGTTCGAGCTCGTCGAGCAGCTCCTGTTCCAGGGCGGCAACCTCGTCGGCCTCGGCCTCGAGCTCCTCGGGATCCCGCCCGCCGGTCTGGACCGGCTCGGCCTCCAGCAGCTGCGCGCGTTCGGTCGCGATCCGCACCGTCGCGCCGACCCGCTCGGCCAACGCCGAGAGCCGGAACCAGGTTTGCTGGGCGGCGTCGGCGCGCTCGCTGAGGCTGCCGACCGCGCTCTCGTGCGCACCCAGCTCCTCGAGGGCGGCCGCGTGCCGTTCGGCGGCCTCCTCGTGCTCCTTGCGCAGCATGGCCTCGGTGCCGCCGACGCCGTCGAACTCGGCCTGGCGCTGCACCAGGTCGTCGGCGGCCAGCCGCAGCCGGGCGTCGCGCAGGTCGGCCTGGATGGTCTGGGCCCGGCGCGCCATCTCGGCCTGGCGGCCCAGCGGTTTGAGCTGCCGTCGCAGCTCGGTGGTCAGGTCGGTCAGCCGGGCCAGGTTCGCGGCCATTCCATCGAGCTTGCGGACCGCCTTTTCCTTGCGTTTGCGGTGCTTGAGCACCCCGGCGGCCTCTTCGATGAACGCGCGCCGATCCTCGGGGCGCGATTCCAGGATCTGCGAAAGCCGGCCCTGTCCCACGATGACGTGCATCTCCCGGCCGATGCCGGAGTC
This DNA window, taken from Mycolicibacterium sp. MU0050, encodes the following:
- the smc gene encoding chromosome segregation protein SMC, with protein sequence MHLKSLTLKGFKSFASPTTLRFEPGITCVVGPNGSGKSNVVDALAWVMGEQGAKTLRGGKMEDVIFAGTSSRAPLGRAEVTVTIDNSDNALPIDYSEVSITRRMFRDGAGEYEINGSSCRLMDVQELLSDSGIGREMHVIVGQGRLSQILESRPEDRRAFIEEAAGVLKHRKRKEKAVRKLDGMAANLARLTDLTTELRRQLKPLGRQAEMARRAQTIQADLRDARLRLAADDLVQRQAEFDGVGGTEAMLRKEHEEAAERHAAALEELGAHESAVGSLSERADAAQQTWFRLSALAERVGATVRIATERAQLLEAEPVQTGGRDPEELEAEADEVAALEQELLDELEQARIRAEAARAELTRAEQVAAEAERAHMAAVRAEADRREGLARLAGQVETMRARVESIDERVGRLTQGIEDAAGRMEAAQAEFETVQSRVGELDQSELGLDEHHDRSVAALRLADERVAELQAAERGAERLVASLLARIEALSVGLDRKDGSAWLAENRSGDGLFGSVANLLKVRSGYEPALAAVLGSVADAMAAESSSAARSAVEALKSADGGRASIVVGDWPEPARASESLPAGAQWALDLVETPARLRGAITAMLADVVVVEDLSAGLDLVADRPRLRAVTLEGDLVGPGWVSGGSDRKPSTLEITSTIEKARAELAAAETQTAELGAALSGALAEQAARRDAAEHALAALNESDAAISSIYEQLGRLGQEARLAEIEWRRQMQQREELEAGRGETLAELAELETRLRNAQETPAESDAEPVDREQMAAAADAARAVEVESRLAVRTAEERANAVRGRADSLRRSAAAEREARVRAQQAAAAREHAAAVAATVAAAGREVAQRLAGVVGAAARNRDRLTAERQQRAAALTAAREEVDALSARIAALTDSLHRDEVAKAQAALRIEQLEEQVLEQFGMAATDLVAEYGPEVPLPPTELEMAEYEQARERGEQVTAPAPMPYDRPTQERRAKRAEKELRELGRVNPLALEEFAALEERYNFLSTQLEDVKAARKDLLDVVEDVDARILQVFTEAYADVEREFSQVFSSLFPGGEGRLLLTDPSDMLTTGVEVEARPPGKKVKRLSLLSGGEKSLTAVAMLVAIFRARPSPFYVMDEVEAALDDVNLRRLIGLFEQLREKSQLIVITHQKPTMEVADALYGVTMQGDGITQVISQRLRGQELVGSGG